The window AATGACACCGACCGTAGCGTGCGCGCaactccttcccccccccgtcgaccgtagagTCCGCGCCACTCCTTCCcacccccgtcgaccgtagcgtcggcggcactccccctccccccgtcgaccttagcgtcggcggcactcccccctcgaccgtagcgtcgccggcactcccccctcccccctcgaccgtagcgtcggctgcACTCCTTCtttcccccgtcgaccgtagcgtcggcggcactccccctccccccgtcgacCTTAGCGTCGGCGGCAATCCCCCTTCCCCCGTCGACCttagcgtcggcggcactccccctcccccctcgaccgtagcgtcggctgcactccttccctcccccgtcgaccgtagcgtcggcggcactccccctcccctcgtcGACCttagcgtcggcggcactcccccCTCAACCGTAGCGTCGGCGGCACTTCCCCTACCCCCGTCAACCTTTAGCGTCGGCGCCACTCCCCcctcgaccgtagcgtcggctgcactccttccctcccccgtcgaccgtagcgtcggcggcactccccctccccccgtcgaccttagcgtcggcggcactcccccctcgaccgtagcgtcggctgcactccccctcccccgtcgaccTTAGGGTCGGcgccactccccctccccccgtcgaccttagcgtcggcggcactccccctccccccgtcaaCCTttagcgtcggcggcactcccccctcgaccgtagcgtcggctgaactccccctcccccgtcgaccTTAGGGTCGGcgccactccccctcccccgtagcgtcggcggcactccccctcccccctcgactgtagcgtcggctgcacttcccctcccccgtcgaccgtagcgtcggtGGCActccccgtcgaccgtagcgtcggctgcactccccctcccccgtcgaccgtagcgtcggcggcactccccctcccccgtcgaccgtagcggATGCTAAACTccattccatgctgtaacagtcactcacccggtacaattaaccatcattgtcctctaccgtccgccaggctccttaggtcatttcttggaagaactggacattctcctgtctaatttccccgaaaatggacctccgctcatcctcctgggtgacttcaacatccagacagagaagtcatctgacctcgtacacctactttcttccttcgctctgtcactcagtccctctcctcctactcacaaagccggcaatcaccttgactacatctttactagaaactgctctaccactaacctctctgtaactccacttcgtGTGTCTGatgacttcttcatctcttactctctcccactctctataactaacaaacctccctcattgactaactctgtaccggctcgtcgcaatattcgctccctctctccctcctcgctggcatcctctgttctatcagctctcccttcaactgattccttctcacacttgcatccaaacgctgctgcagagactcctctcaactctttcctcctctctagactctctctgccctcttacgacacgacggactggcaaatcccctccggctccgtggctgtctcaaccggtgcgtgccatgagagccaccacgcgagcgtcggaaaggagatggcgtaaatataaacgacctgacgacctgcttaaatttcaatctctcctctccttgttttctgcttctatctctgctgccaaaagttctttctaccaatccaaaattgaatcttcattttctaaccccaaaaaactctacAGACcgttctctcttcttccctttttgtccaaaacccttgaacgtgctatctttaatcaactctcctcttatctccactgtaacaatctccttgacccccaccagtcaggtttcaaggcaggccactccacagagactgctctccttgctgtctcagagcaactccacactgctagagccccctctctctcctctgtccttatccttctggacctctctgctgcatttgacacgatcaaccaccagatccttatttcctcccttcaggaacttggtgtcacaggctctgctctctcccttctctcgtcctacctcgacggccgcacctaccgggtaacctggcgaggatctgtgtcggaaccttatcctcttactacgggagttcctcagggttccgtgctgggtcccctcctgttcacgctttacaccaactctcttggcgctgtcattcgctcgcatggcttctcttaccacagctatgctgatgacacccaactaattctctccttccctcactcggacacccaggtggcggctcggatctctgcctgtgtaactgacatctctcagtggatgtccgcccaccatctgaaaatcaaccccgacaagactgaactacttctctttcccggaaaagattcgcttacccaggacctgacagtcaattttggaaactccgtactaacgcccactttgaccgctaagaacctcggcgtcacactcgacagtcaactctccctgactcccaacatcaccgcgagtacgcgatcctgtagatacacgctctacaacatcaggagaatacgtccccttctcactcaggaggcagcgcaggtactgattcaggctcttgtcatctcccgcctggactactgcaactccctcctggctggtctccctgcgaccgccattcgacctctgcagctcattcagaatgcagcagctcgactcgtcttcaaccttccaaaattctcccacactactccactcctccgctctcttcactggctaccggtggccgcccgcatccagttcaaaacattggtgctcacgtaccatgctgtgaatggatcaggtccagcttacatccaggacatggtcaaaccctacatcctaacccgcactctccgctttgcatctgcaaaactactcgtccctccctcactgagagcaaaacactcgactagatcatgactctttgctgtccttgctccgaaatggtggaacaagcGCTCTGacgacaccaggaccgcagagagcttTCACATCTTCccccgcaaactaaagacacacctcttcagactctacctcgactaaaagactaacaaattgtagcacttaaattgtacttataacgccatttatagcaaattgtaaattggcttagttgaggaaattgcactttcttgtttcttgttcttctgagtttgtaccctatggttgaatgcacctattgtaagtcgctttggataaaagcatcagctaaatgacacgtaatgtaatgtaaggagCTCCCTACCTAgaatgtctttgttttcattcttcaATTGTAGATCGATATGTCGTAATCGGCGCTCAGAGGGATGCATGGGGGGCGTGTTTTGCTACGTCGACCGTCGGCACCAGCCTCCTCGTGGAGTTGGCCCGTTCCGTCTCGGACATGGTGAAGAATGGTAAGGTTCTAACGTGAAatgtttccagatgtttttgtttgttccttgaAGGGATAATACGATACGATTATCATTTAACGGCTATAGACGGAAGCCAGGATGTGCTTAGTCCAAATATAAAATTGATCAAGTCGCTAGGTTGCCACTTAATGCTTTTCTCATCTTCGTACCAGATGGTTTCAAACCAAGGAGAAGCATCGTGTTCGCTAGTTGGAGTGCTGGGGAATATGGGAGTGTTGGCGCCACCGAGTGGTTGGAGGTGAGAAGGATTTACCCAACTGTACTTCTCTGGATCAGCAGCTTTTATGGTGTAATCACTCTGATCGCTGCAGtgttgttatttaaatatttttttccaaattgtgAAACATAATGTATAACTGCAATCGTCTTCTCTTTAGGTGAAATATCCAGACAGTTCTTCGACACTCTACTCCCAATTTGCAAAGAGGAGCTTGGAGCCGAATGTGTAAGTGGAACCAGGCCGCCGGTCCGTTTGGTCTAGTCTGTGTTTGTACGTCACCACGACAtcaaatctgttttattttaccaGATTGGAGCCTTTTAAGCTGGATGCTGCTGCTTATCCTTTCCTCGCTTTCTCTGGCATCCCCTCGGTCTCATTTGGATTCACCTCTGGTAACTTGGTGAGTCGTCCATCCTACCACAACTTGCATCAGTCTTTTTGAGCCAGTTTTGTAGCCACAGCCTGAGACCAGCTTTTACATTGAGCCATCACGTTAGTTTGTTCATCCCGCGGTCTAGTTTCTGCTCTGTAATCAACACCTTTCTTCCCCCTCTCAGGAATACCCGTACTTCGGCACAGAGCTGGACACCAGGGAGAAACTGAACGTGGCTGCGGGCAATCAGGTTCCTCAGCTGGCAGAAACGgcggctcggttcgcaggtcacaTGGTGCTGAGGCTGGTCCATGATCACCTGCTGCGTATGGACGTGATGAAGTACAACAATATTATCCGCAACCATGTTGTCCAGATCAACACCAAAGTCTATTCTGTTAAGAGGGTGAGTGCCGGGTTTTTCTTTCTGGCATGGATTGAACTATTTGATTTGTTACCTTTTCAGAATCAATTGCAAATAAATACTACATTCAAATTCACGCTTTGAAAGTAGACAagttacttgtttgtttgttttttaaattgattttattGCGGATATGTTGCCACCCAAATGTCTCAAAGATGCACATCTAGTTTAGTTTCTTCAGAATATCACACCTCGTGGTTGCCATGTGTGCTTGCAGATGCAGCCCCAGCTGTTGCCCAAGGCCTTGACTGTGCAGTGGTTAATCTCGGCCTCCGGCTCCTACGGACGCGTGGCTCAGCGGCTGGTGACGGACATGCAGAACAGTGACCTGGAGGACATTGAGATGTGTCGCATCATTAATGACCGCATAATGGCGGTAAGACCATGACTCGTAAAGTCCTAAAACAAAGTTATAGCCTCAAGTTTTATAGCTACTCActgttgacccctgacccccccttGGCTGTGAGAAACAAATTGGTAAGAGCTGGAATTGGTGGCAGTTACTATGTagaacatgtattcattgtagCTAGTTGTGAAGATGTCATATACCTCCTTGACCTTTTGCAACATTTGGTTGAAATGGGTCAAATCTGTGAGGTCGGCAGCTCGCTTTGCCTTCTACACTAATCCACGCTCACACAGTCCGGATGAAGCACGTCACCACAGTTCACGAGTATTCACATAAATTCAAAGTTGTCTTTATAACTGTTAATGTTGCTTAGGTGTGTAGAAATCTTATCCTTGAGAAAAATGTCTTAACTGACTTTAAAAATCTATTCAAATACTTATTTCAGAAAGTAGCAAAGGAATCAGACACCTGTGGAGTTTTAAAATACTTAAGATAATGAATAAACGGCTGTTAAAACCAATACCAGTGACTTAAGAAAGCTTTACTAACGTCCCCCTCATCCTGCTGTTCTCTTGACTCTGCAGGTGGAAAGGAACCTCCTGTCGCCCTACGTGTCTCCCAGAGACAGCCCGTTCCGCCACATCATGCTGGGCTCCGGCCCTCACACCCTCAAGGCTCTTTCCAACCACCTCGATGGCCTCAAGAACGACCACCCCGAGTCGGACGCCGACCTCTTCCGCAACCAGCTGGCCATGGCGACCTGGACGGTTCAGGGCTGTGCCAACTCGCTAGCCGGGGATATCTGGGCCTTGGATAATGAAATCTAAAGTAATTTCTCTCCCTTGTTCACGTGCTCTGTCATCACAACTAGCACTCACGGATGCACAgcttattaaaatatttaagcAGAAGGAGAAAATTATACAATTGAGGCGTCTACTGAATTGAATTTTGATTTCATTGTCATCACAGCAAACACTTGATGTGATGAGTTaatctttattttttgaaaCTCTCCAAAAAGCCAAACATTAATTCTGAAAGTCTTCTTCCGCCTTAACTTGAAAGAGTTGTAAGGGTAATTTACTTTTTTCCTTCTACTTGCAGAAAGAGAAATTCCTCAATAACATctcctttaaaaacaacattctcTTTGGTGCTTGTAACGACTACGTTCAAATGACCTGCAGCAGTACTTCTTGTGTTGGTCTTACCTCATGAAAGAGATACATGTAGTGAACTTGAGGTCAAAACTACAGAGAAATCAAATGGTCAGTAGAGATAAGCTAAAAGTGTTTACCTTAATCActgcaaataaaaacatctggtGCTGATGGAGCTCTGTTCAAACCCCAGCTGGTTAATATTGGTAGCTACAATTTCCTTCAGCGCTGAAATCTAGCTCCTCAACGTTTGGTCAGAGATTCAGGAGTTGCTGAAAAAGGCTGAAGATGTTAAGTTCTGTTGGATAGAACACatcttgaaaaatattttggacAATGAGACGTTGTAACTTGGCCTCATCCATGCTTCATTGATCTTTTAGAAAAGTTCTGAATAATTACTAATCTGAATTTCTCATCGCCTGAATCCGGGCAAACCTGTCAGCCTTTCAAACAAACCACAGAAAACATTACAGGGAGGAGTCTCCAACCACGTGGCACTGAAACAAACCGTACGTctatttattgtgttatttatttatcagtggCAGAGTTcactataaatatttttttattgccttttataaaaaaatgtaattatcgGGGGCAGTGTCTTCCATAATTATGACAGTTATACTGTCgaaatgacaaaagcagcaTCTGCTTAAAGGGAAGTGTACATGTTGACCGACGGCCGGCAGGACTCAACGCTGAACAGTCAGTCACCTCTCTGAAAGCAGCACAAGGGCTcaaggttgttttttgttaaactgACACTGGATCGGTCTTTCGGGGAAAATGCCGTCTCTCATATCCCGCCTCTGGCTGCCGGTGCCGCTCCCTCGGTACATGTACACCTCTCGTCCCGAATACGTTATCGGCAGCAGTGCCTTCCATAATGTGAAATGAAGAAGGTAGTTTTTGCCTACCAGTGTATGTCCGTATCGGAGGCAGTGCCCTCCATATTTCACTGTAGGAtggatgttttttattatcGGGAACAGTGATTTCCATAATGTCTGTACATAAACATTAGGGTGCTGCACGTGTGGTCTGCAGCTTTAGATCCCTTTAATGATCTTTCCACGCTTATGTAGCTCTTTATGGAGAAGTTTTACATCATCGCTTTATGAAATGATTGCATCATCTCATTAGTGAGGTACAGAAGCGGTCTAAGTTATGGGTTCCTTCAGTCAGACGTTCTCATATTAATCAAGGtgtcaattttctttttctctggaCTCCATGAAATGTCTGAAGTGTTAACATGTTTTGGGACAGCGGTGTGGTCCACTGAGTCCAGAATAGATCCTCACTTCGCTAAATGAGTTTTGATGAGTCAGTCGGTGTGAAAGTGAGTCCTACCTTCTCTTTTGATGAGTTTGTTCATTAAGAGATTTCCTTGTGCCTTGTTTCCTAAATGTTTCTACATACAATACCCAGTTTTTGGAACATTgtatttgactttttctttgctcaattgtcttttttttttccttttgcgtGAATCAAGTTACTGGTTTAAAGGCATGTTATGGTATCACATATTCACAGGGATAAGAAAAGTAACTAATTTTATGTCGCCAGGATTTCAAAATATCACCCTGAATGTTACAGTAGTGAACAACGTTCTTTAGCAAATCTAAGCCATAAAATAGTTGCTTTTGGAAAACACTGCTTCAACAGAATTTG is drawn from Gasterosteus aculeatus chromosome 3, fGasAcu3.hap1.1, whole genome shotgun sequence and contains these coding sequences:
- the LOC144405508 gene encoding transferrin receptor protein 1-like, which gives rise to MRATTRASERRWHRYVVIGAQRDAWGACFATSTVGTSLLVELARSVSDMVKNDGFKPRRSIVFASWSAGEYGSVGATEWLEVKYPDSSSTLYSQFAKRSLEPNVLEPFKLDAAAYPFLAFSGIPSVSFGFTSGNLEYPYFGTELDTREKLNVAAGNQVPQLAETAARFAGHMVLRLVHDHLLRMDVMKYNNIIRNHVVQINTKVYSVKRMQPQLLPKALTVQWLISASGSYGRVAQRLVTDMQNSDLEDIEMCRIINDRIMAVERNLLSPYVSPRDSPFRHIMLGSGPHTLKALSNHLDGLKNDHPESDADLFRNQLAMATWTVQGCANSLAGDIWALDNEI